A single Anopheles funestus chromosome 2RL, idAnoFuneDA-416_04, whole genome shotgun sequence DNA region contains:
- the LOC125761367 gene encoding uncharacterized protein LOC125761367, translating to MNFPMAFVLIVLAIGLLQLSPAEGQYTGPTLACGGTSLVKSTTLLAPNNIAANGLTCVYTIRSLNLRICQLRLDFNSFSLAQPTLDPYPKCINDVFSVENMNFDLCGENSGQHVYVPFNPTNADRTMTITFRIASRTQIPTLSNPHWSIRVQQLECPTGMAAAAKDGARQLDPSEMVPLLARTLHSDVGLIAPTGCLQYFSDTSGTVESFNLGSGVGPYLGGLNYAICFNRPRNSQLLRLIPTTFEIASSANPTAENPGVDELCYSSVSVMARSEDNLHIPNAVVRLPTLPALRASRFCSKSLENGEVDVRGPGQFMMYFTSDQLFDPFRRETGFRLQYQIM from the exons ATGAACTTCCCGATGGCCTTCGTCCTTATCGTGCTTGCTATTGGGTTGCTGCAGCTGTCTCCAGCGGAAGGCCAATATACAG GTCCAACACTTGCCTGCGGTGGTACGTCCTTGGTAAAATCGACCACACTGCTAGCACCGAACAACATTGCAGCGAATGGGCTAACCTGCGTCTACACCATCCGGTCGCTCAATCTGCGCATCTGTCAG CTTCGATTGGATTTCAACTCGTTCAGCCTTGCCCAGCCGACGCTTGATCCGTACCCGAAATGCATCAACGATGTGTTTTCGGTGGAAAACATGAACTTCGATTTATGTGGTGAAAATAGCGGCCAGCACG TTTATGTCCCTTTCAACCCTACCAATGCCGATCGTACGATGACGATCACCTTCCGCATTGCCAGTCGTACGCAGATCCCAACTCTGTCCAATCCACACTGGAGCATTCGGGTGCAGCAGCTCGAATGTCCAACCGGAATGGCAGCCGCCGCCAAGGATGGTGCCCGTCAACTGGATCCATCCGAAATGGTTCCACTGCTCGCACGTACCCTGCACAGCGATGTTGGTCTTATTGCACCGACCGGTTGCCTGCAGTATTTCTCCGACACCTCCGGTACGGTTGAATCTTTCAACCTTGGTTCCGGTGTGGGACCATATCTGGGTGGATTGAACTATGCCATCTGCTTCAATCGTCCCCGTAACAGTCAGCTGTTACGTCTCATACCGACCACCTTCGAGATCGCCTCGTCCGCTAATCCGACCGCCGAAAATCCGGGAGTGGATGAGCTGTGTTATTCCAGTGTTTCCGTTATGGCACGATCCGAGGACAATCTACACATTCCGAATGCAGTCGTTCGATTGCCTACGTTACCCGCGTTACGTGCGAGCCGGTTTTGTAGCAAAAGCCTGGAAAATGGAGAGGTGGATG TCCGTGGACCAGGCCAATTCATGATGTACTTCACGAGTGATCAACTGTTTGATCCGTTCCGTCGTGAGACTGGATTCCGGCTACAGTATCAAATCATGTAA